The DNA segment AAGGGTAAATCAATGCGATCATAGGCTGAGGTGAAACCTGTTTTTTCTTGTAAGGAGTGATAATAATCGCTTAAATCTAAACCTGATTCCACGATCGCCTCTAGGACATACAGGGCTGATAGCAGTGCATCACGTTCAGGAATATGGCTACCATAACCGATTCCTCCCGACTCTTCCCCTCCTAACAATACATCTGCGGCTAACATTCTATCGGCGATGTATTTATATCCTACGGCGGTTTCAAAAAGTGACAAGTTATGCAGTGCGGCGACACGGGGAATTAAATCAGAACCGCTGACAGTTTTGACGATTTCACCGCTAAAGCCTCGTCTTAGGGTTAAGTGATCGATTAATATAGGGATTAAGATTTGGGAACTTAAAAAGTTAGCGTTGCCATCCACTGCGGCAATGCGATCGCAGTCGCCATCGAATACTAACCCCACTGCTAAATTTGATTTCTCTGTTTTCCGGTGAGTTTTAATCACTGAAAATAAACGAGATAGGTATTTTGGTAAAGGTTCCGGCGCACCGCCTTCAAACAAAGGATCGCGATCGCTGTTGATTTCTTGGACACCATCACCCAATAATCTCTCTAATCCCCCAGCCGCCGCACCGTGCATGACATCAGCAAATAATGTCAGTTTACCAGAGGTGATCGCTGCTTGAATCTTGGTAATATTAACTTTAGCTTTTAAGGCTGTGGTGTAACTAGGCCAAGGATTAAACGGCTTTTGTTTGCCAGGGGTAGCCACTGGATCAGGTACACCCCCAGATAATAAAGCTTCTATTTCTTGTGTCACTTCTGGCGGTACTGAACCACCAAAACAACCCTTGACTTTTAAACCCAAATATGCACCTGGATTATGACTAGCTGTAATTACTAGCGCCCCCAAAGCATTAAGTTCCTTAGCCGCCCAACTAAAAGCCGGAGTTGGGGCAAAAGTTTCGCTGAGTAAAACATCAAATCCAATAGCGCTGACAGAATCAGCAACAGCACGAGCAAAGTCTTCTGCCATAAATCGGCGATCGTAGCCGACAATAATTGTATTGCTACCAACTGTAGA comes from the Nodularia sp. NIES-3585 genome and includes:
- a CDS encoding phosphoglucomutase/phosphomannomutase family protein, encoding MPVAANSIKFGTDGWRGVIGDEFTFERLALVAPVAAQVLHNTYFSTVGSNTIIVGYDRRFMAEDFARAVADSVSAIGFDVLLSETFAPTPAFSWAAKELNALGALVITASHNPGAYLGLKVKGCFGGSVPPEVTQEIEALLSGGVPDPVATPGKQKPFNPWPSYTTALKAKVNITKIQAAITSGKLTLFADVMHGAAAGGLERLLGDGVQEINSDRDPLFEGGAPEPLPKYLSRLFSVIKTHRKTEKSNLAVGLVFDGDCDRIAAVDGNANFLSSQILIPILIDHLTLRRGFSGEIVKTVSGSDLIPRVAALHNLSLFETAVGYKYIADRMLAADVLLGGEESGGIGYGSHIPERDALLSALYVLEAIVESGLDLSDYYHSLQEKTGFTSAYDRIDLPLASMEVRSRLLEQLQTQPLTEIAGKTVTDCQTIDGYKFRLADNSWLMIRFSGTEPVLRLYCEASTLQQVHQTLAWAKNWAE